From Aquabacter sp. L1I39, the proteins below share one genomic window:
- a CDS encoding FAD binding domain-containing protein, with product MGGNLAAARRAIIIGGSMAGLFAALLLRRAGWQVQVYERTGSELSGRGAGIVTHAELLDLMHACGVDAADARVGVHVAGRRVFARDGHLSHELPLEQLVTSWGHLYGLLRAVLPDETYHHGFDLARVEDGPNGVRAHFTDGRVAEGDLLVGADGIYSTVRAQFLPQAEPAYAGYIAWRGMVGESELSEATRADLCDHFAFTLPATEQMLGYPVAGPDESMARGQRRFNFVWYRPAPPDVLKDLLTDSDGVSHPVSIPPNRIRPEVVAAARKAARETLSPQFAEVVERTVQPFIQVIRDLETPRLDLAPHTVILGDAAFVARPHVGMGVTKAASDAAELVAALERHGRDIPAALADFSRTRVAYGEAVVRRARRLGAYMQTEPLSAEDRAAAEHHRQPECVMAETAVAVGIAA from the coding sequence ATGGGCGGGAACCTCGCGGCCGCACGCCGCGCCATCATCATCGGCGGCTCCATGGCGGGCCTGTTTGCCGCGCTGCTGCTGCGCCGGGCTGGGTGGCAGGTGCAGGTCTATGAGCGGACGGGCAGCGAATTGTCGGGTCGTGGCGCCGGCATCGTCACCCATGCGGAGCTGCTCGACCTCATGCATGCGTGCGGTGTCGATGCGGCGGATGCCCGTGTGGGCGTGCATGTGGCGGGGCGCCGGGTGTTTGCCCGCGACGGCCATCTCAGCCACGAACTGCCGCTTGAGCAACTCGTGACCTCCTGGGGCCACCTCTACGGCCTGCTGCGGGCAGTGCTGCCCGACGAGACCTATCATCACGGCTTTGATCTCGCGCGGGTGGAAGACGGACCGAACGGCGTCCGCGCCCATTTCACCGACGGCCGCGTGGCGGAAGGCGACCTTCTGGTGGGTGCGGATGGCATCTATTCCACCGTGCGGGCGCAGTTCCTGCCACAGGCCGAGCCCGCTTATGCCGGCTATATCGCCTGGCGGGGGATGGTGGGCGAAAGCGAGCTGAGCGAGGCCACCCGCGCCGATCTGTGCGACCATTTCGCCTTCACCTTGCCCGCCACCGAGCAGATGCTGGGCTATCCGGTGGCCGGTCCTGACGAATCCATGGCGCGGGGGCAACGCCGCTTCAATTTTGTCTGGTACCGGCCGGCGCCGCCGGACGTGCTGAAGGACCTGCTGACGGACAGCGACGGCGTCTCCCACCCCGTCTCCATTCCGCCGAACCGCATCCGGCCCGAGGTCGTCGCCGCCGCCCGGAAGGCGGCGCGGGAGACTCTGTCACCACAATTCGCCGAGGTGGTGGAGCGCACGGTCCAGCCTTTCATTCAGGTGATCCGGGATCTGGAGACTCCTCGGCTGGACCTTGCCCCACACACCGTCATTCTCGGCGATGCCGCCTTCGTGGCACGGCCTCACGTTGGCATGGGGGTCACCAAGGCGGCGAGCGATGCGGCCGAACTGGTGGCGGCGCTGGAGCGGCACGGCCGCGACATTCCCGCCGCACTGGCGGATTTCTCCCGCACGCGGGTCGCCTATGGCGAGGCGGTGGTGCGCCGCGCCCGGCGCCTCGGCGCCTACATGCAGACCGAGCCGCTGAGCGCCGAAGACAGGGCTGCGGCCGAGCATCACCGCCAGCCGGAATGCGTCATGGCGGAAACGGCCGTGGCCGTGGGCATCGCCGCCTGA
- a CDS encoding C4-dicarboxylate TRAP transporter substrate-binding protein, with protein MQTFFVPEVTKRVAERTSHKIEFVEGYGGSMVKVADTLEGVQSGIIDIGGYCFCFEPSNLPLQAFQVMLPFSSMSSEVSVKVAREVYDKVPYMREVFEKKFNQKLIALISDNGYNLTTTFDWNTVSDLKGRKLAGAGLNLKWLEYAGAIPVQSSLPEAYTSMQTGVYNGWIMFPSGVVNFKLFEVSPYYTETGFGAITWHGMTINKARFDKLPKDVQDIILEVAREFEAKTGTVNDANYPKQIAQLKELGAKVKTAVPDSVRIEWATSLKDWPKEKAQELDKAGLPATEVLSMAMELYEKHGHKWPVRYQVK; from the coding sequence ATGCAGACCTTCTTCGTGCCGGAGGTCACCAAGCGTGTCGCCGAGCGTACCAGCCACAAGATCGAATTCGTGGAGGGCTATGGCGGCTCCATGGTGAAGGTGGCGGACACGCTGGAGGGCGTGCAGTCCGGTATCATCGACATTGGCGGCTATTGCTTCTGCTTCGAGCCCTCGAACCTGCCGCTGCAGGCCTTCCAGGTGATGTTGCCCTTCTCTTCCATGAGCTCGGAAGTCTCAGTGAAGGTGGCGCGCGAGGTGTACGACAAGGTGCCGTACATGCGCGAAGTGTTCGAGAAGAAGTTCAATCAGAAGCTCATCGCCCTGATCTCGGACAATGGCTACAACCTGACCACCACGTTCGACTGGAACACGGTCTCCGATCTCAAGGGGCGCAAGCTCGCGGGCGCTGGCCTGAACCTGAAATGGCTGGAATATGCCGGCGCCATCCCGGTGCAGTCCTCGCTGCCGGAGGCCTACACCTCCATGCAGACAGGCGTCTATAACGGCTGGATCATGTTCCCCTCGGGCGTCGTCAACTTCAAGCTGTTCGAGGTCTCGCCCTATTATACCGAGACCGGCTTCGGAGCCATCACCTGGCACGGCATGACCATCAACAAGGCCCGCTTCGACAAGCTGCCGAAGGACGTGCAGGATATCATCCTGGAGGTCGCGCGCGAGTTCGAGGCCAAGACCGGCACGGTCAATGACGCCAATTATCCCAAGCAGATCGCGCAGCTGAAGGAACTGGGCGCAAAGGTGAAGACGGCCGTGCCCGATTCCGTCCGCATCGAATGGGCCACCTCGCTGAAGGATTGGCCGAAGGAGAAGGCGCAGGAACTGGACAAGGCCGGGCTGCCCGCCACCGAAGTCCTCTCCATGGCCATGGAGCTCTACGAGAAGCACGGCCACAAATGGCCGGTCCGCTACCAGGTCAAGTGA
- a CDS encoding TRAP transporter small permease produces the protein MSSPLSAAPGRSRDAHSLIGTVLDWVSKGLLALAAMLAFLLCFVVCADVIGRVLFSAPLKGTPELVSSSIVIICYLQASYAILSGGMMQVDAFTVHFPVPVQAALGIIGSLLGALLFGMIFWGSIDGFLHAWTSGEYEGEGALHVPMWPVRLSVLVGTLLACLGYILLACRQIVAARRAEVIITGVSH, from the coding sequence ATGTCTTCGCCACTGTCCGCCGCGCCGGGCCGGTCGCGCGACGCGCATTCCCTGATCGGCACCGTCCTGGATTGGGTGTCGAAGGGTCTGCTTGCCCTCGCCGCGATGCTCGCCTTCCTGCTCTGCTTCGTCGTCTGCGCCGATGTGATCGGCCGCGTCCTGTTCAGCGCGCCCCTGAAGGGGACGCCGGAGCTGGTTTCCAGCTCCATCGTCATCATCTGCTACCTGCAGGCGAGCTACGCCATCCTGTCGGGCGGCATGATGCAGGTGGATGCCTTCACCGTGCACTTCCCGGTGCCGGTTCAGGCCGCGCTCGGCATCATCGGCTCGCTCCTCGGCGCACTCCTGTTCGGCATGATCTTCTGGGGGTCCATCGACGGCTTCCTGCATGCCTGGACCAGCGGCGAATATGAGGGAGAGGGCGCCCTGCATGTTCCCATGTGGCCTGTGCGCCTGTCCGTGCTGGTGGGAACGCTGCTCGCCTGCCTCGGCTACATCCTGCTCGCCTGCCGCCAGATCGTGGCCGCGCGCCGCGCCGAAGTCATCATCACCGGCGTATCGCACTGA
- a CDS encoding TRAP transporter large permease, with protein sequence MFDGTQMALVLGVLLLLVFLGTHIAVALGLASALGIYLMMNGDMEVVVTFISNTAYEAIRDYIFAVIPLFILMGEFLARCGAARDLFALVNRVTKWLPGRLGIATVFANAIFAFVSGVSIAAAAAFSRIAYPEMKRYGYSRQFSLACIAGSACLGMLIPPSVLMIVWGVITEQSIGSLFLAGVVPGFLVVAVYSLYIVVFALRYPALVGEAARGPEVVGVTASGAAVAGMGGGRATVPARQPVEDEAFGKSLVGTLLVLGLILSVLGGIWFGVFTPTEGAGVGATLSLFIAIGRGMRARQIFDVVLSVGRTSAPLLLLLVMAQLYSRVLSMTGITGAVQAFFLDTGLPPLAILGIMIFIWFLLGCVIDSISIILLTVPVFAPIAAALGYDPLAFALIGIIAIETGLLTPPFGILVFTVKAALPDEKISVGEIFRGAIPFWICLLVVIGLLIAFPQIATWLPNLGKVGG encoded by the coding sequence ATGTTCGACGGAACCCAAATGGCGCTGGTGCTCGGCGTCCTGCTTCTCCTCGTCTTCCTCGGCACCCATATCGCGGTCGCCCTGGGGCTGGCCTCAGCCCTTGGCATCTACCTGATGATGAACGGGGACATGGAGGTGGTGGTCACCTTCATCTCCAATACCGCCTATGAGGCGATCCGCGACTATATCTTCGCGGTGATCCCGCTCTTCATCCTGATGGGCGAATTCCTGGCCCGTTGCGGCGCCGCGCGGGACCTGTTCGCCCTGGTCAACCGGGTGACCAAATGGCTGCCCGGACGGCTCGGCATCGCCACCGTCTTCGCCAATGCCATCTTCGCCTTCGTGTCGGGCGTCTCCATCGCTGCGGCGGCCGCCTTCTCGCGCATCGCCTATCCGGAGATGAAGCGCTACGGCTACAGCCGCCAGTTCTCGCTCGCCTGCATCGCCGGCTCGGCGTGCCTTGGCATGCTGATCCCGCCCTCCGTGCTGATGATCGTGTGGGGCGTCATCACCGAGCAGTCCATCGGCAGCCTGTTCCTGGCGGGTGTGGTGCCGGGCTTCCTGGTGGTGGCTGTCTACAGCCTCTACATCGTTGTCTTCGCCTTGCGCTATCCAGCCCTGGTGGGCGAGGCGGCCCGTGGCCCCGAAGTGGTGGGTGTCACCGCCTCCGGCGCGGCTGTGGCCGGCATGGGGGGAGGGCGGGCGACGGTTCCCGCGCGCCAGCCTGTGGAGGATGAGGCGTTCGGCAAGTCGCTCGTCGGCACGCTGCTGGTGCTTGGCCTGATCCTGAGCGTACTCGGCGGCATCTGGTTCGGCGTCTTCACCCCCACCGAAGGCGCGGGCGTAGGCGCGACGCTCTCCCTCTTCATCGCCATCGGCCGAGGGATGCGAGCCCGGCAGATCTTCGACGTGGTGCTCAGCGTCGGCCGTACGTCCGCGCCGCTGCTTCTGCTCCTCGTGATGGCGCAGCTTTATTCCCGCGTCCTGTCGATGACGGGCATTACAGGAGCAGTGCAGGCCTTCTTCCTCGACACCGGCCTGCCGCCGCTCGCCATCCTCGGCATCATGATCTTCATCTGGTTCCTGCTGGGCTGCGTGATCGATTCCATCTCGATCATCCTCCTGACGGTGCCGGTCTTCGCCCCCATCGCGGCGGCGCTCGGCTATGACCCGCTCGCCTTCGCGCTGATCGGCATCATCGCCATCGAGACTGGTCTGCTGACGCCGCCGTTCGGTATCCTGGTCTTTACGGTGAAGGCCGCCTTGCCTGACGAGAAAATATCGGTGGGCGAGATCTTCCGGGGGGCCATTCCCTTCTGGATCTGCCTGTTGGTGGTGATCGGCCTTCTGATCGCCTTCCCGCAGATCGCCACCTGGCTGCCGAACCTCGGCAAGGTGGGCGGATGA
- the pcaD gene encoding 3-oxoadipate enol-lactonase has protein sequence MSQVEKVKVNGAELAARVDGDAGKPWIVLSNSLACTHESWRLQMPLLTKTHRVLRYDTRGHGQSSAPPAPYSMDLFASDLVGLMDHYGIEKADILGLSMGGMTALGVAINHPGRVNRLICSAARSDSIPPFVDSWNTRIAAIRAAGGMQGVVDFTIERWFTPGFRDANPDIVEEAKRMILATDMEGYIACAEALKGLDYKRSLGSISAPALFIAGAQDGGAPPAAMREMAALTPGAGFVEIAPASHIIILENPDAFNATVGSWLAGENVAQRASA, from the coding sequence ATGAGCCAAGTTGAGAAAGTGAAGGTGAACGGCGCCGAGCTTGCGGCGCGCGTCGACGGCGATGCCGGCAAGCCCTGGATCGTCCTGTCCAATTCCCTCGCCTGCACCCATGAGAGCTGGCGCCTGCAGATGCCGCTTCTCACCAAGACCCACCGGGTGCTGCGCTACGACACCCGCGGCCACGGCCAGAGCTCCGCACCGCCCGCGCCCTATTCCATGGACCTGTTTGCCTCCGACCTCGTCGGCCTGATGGACCATTACGGGATCGAGAAGGCGGACATTCTCGGCCTCTCCATGGGCGGCATGACCGCGCTGGGCGTTGCCATCAACCATCCCGGCCGCGTCAACCGGCTGATCTGCTCGGCCGCGCGTTCGGACTCGATCCCGCCCTTCGTGGACAGCTGGAACACCCGCATCGCCGCCATCCGTGCGGCGGGCGGCATGCAGGGGGTGGTCGACTTCACCATCGAGCGCTGGTTCACCCCGGGCTTCCGCGACGCCAATCCCGACATCGTGGAAGAGGCCAAGCGCATGATCCTCGCCACCGACATGGAGGGCTACATCGCCTGCGCCGAGGCCCTGAAGGGGCTCGACTATAAGCGCAGCCTCGGCTCCATCTCGGCGCCGGCTCTCTTCATTGCGGGCGCGCAGGATGGCGGCGCTCCGCCGGCGGCCATGCGCGAGATGGCAGCCCTGACCCCCGGTGCCGGTTTCGTCGAGATCGCGCCCGCCTCGCACATCATCATCCTGGAGAATCCGGACGCCTTCAACGCGACCGTGGGCTCCTGGCTGGCGGGCGAGAACGTCGCGCAGCGCGCCTCCGCCTGA
- a CDS encoding LLM class flavin-dependent oxidoreductase, whose product MKLGFFTMPIHPIDKDWRQSLKEDRDAFILADELGFTEAYCGEHVTDQAENITSCAMFMAWIASHTKQIRLGTGTINMPNSHPANVAGQIAMLDHMLDGRFNFGISPGGLLSDAEVFGNLDANRNEMFVEGINSVLAIWAGQAPYNIEGKYWKITTERTMMPAIGQGIMSKPLQQPHPPIVVTVVAPYSKGVTEAASRGWLPISANFLLPKWVATHWPKYVEGCERVGRVADPADWRVAKSVFVADDLATAREYALGPKSPYRFYYNQLLTKMKANKRADLFKPDPNMSDDDLTIERVLDELVIWGTPDKVADDLLRFQEITGPFGTLLYAGKDWVDRDLGRKSMILLAEKVVPLVEGREARAPKAAE is encoded by the coding sequence ATGAAGCTCGGTTTCTTCACCATGCCGATCCACCCCATCGACAAGGATTGGCGCCAGTCTCTCAAAGAAGATCGTGACGCCTTCATCTTGGCGGATGAGCTTGGTTTCACGGAAGCCTATTGCGGCGAGCACGTGACCGACCAGGCTGAAAACATCACCTCCTGCGCGATGTTCATGGCCTGGATCGCATCCCACACCAAGCAGATCCGGCTGGGCACGGGCACCATCAACATGCCCAACAGCCACCCCGCCAATGTGGCCGGGCAGATCGCCATGCTCGACCATATGCTGGATGGCCGCTTCAATTTCGGCATCAGCCCGGGCGGGCTGCTCTCCGATGCGGAGGTGTTCGGCAATCTGGACGCCAACCGCAACGAGATGTTCGTGGAGGGCATCAATTCGGTTTTGGCCATCTGGGCCGGCCAGGCGCCCTACAATATCGAGGGCAAGTATTGGAAGATCACCACGGAGCGGACGATGATGCCGGCCATCGGCCAGGGCATCATGTCAAAGCCGCTCCAGCAGCCCCATCCGCCCATCGTGGTGACCGTGGTGGCGCCCTATTCCAAGGGCGTGACGGAAGCCGCGTCGCGGGGCTGGCTGCCCATCTCCGCCAACTTCCTGTTGCCCAAATGGGTGGCCACTCACTGGCCGAAATATGTGGAGGGCTGCGAGCGGGTGGGCCGCGTGGCCGATCCCGCGGACTGGCGCGTGGCCAAGAGCGTGTTTGTCGCCGATGACCTCGCCACCGCCCGCGAATATGCGCTCGGACCCAAGAGCCCGTATCGCTTCTACTACAATCAGCTTTTGACGAAGATGAAGGCCAACAAGCGCGCCGACCTCTTCAAGCCCGATCCCAACATGTCAGACGACGACCTGACCATCGAGCGCGTGCTCGACGAACTGGTCATCTGGGGCACGCCGGACAAGGTGGCCGACGACCTGCTCCGTTTCCAGGAGATCACCGGCCCGTTTGGCACCCTGCTTTATGCGGGCAAGGACTGGGTCGACCGCGACCTTGGCCGCAAGTCCATGATCCTCCTGGCCGAAAAAGTGGTCCCTCTGGTGGAGGGCCGCGAGGCCCGCGCCCCCAAGGCCGCCGAGTGA